Proteins from one Drosophila gunungcola strain Sukarami chromosome 3R, Dgunungcola_SK_2, whole genome shotgun sequence genomic window:
- the LOC128252515 gene encoding glycine receptor subunit alpha-2 isoform X2 has translation MQSPTSKLVEFRFLIAVAIYLQSIQQCHCVHGFRNNTESAELVSHYESSLSLPDILPIPSKTYDKNRAPKLLGQPTVVYFHVTVLSLDSINEESMTYVTDIFLAQSWRDPRLRLPENMSEQYRILDVDWLHSIWRPDCFFKNAKKVTFHEMSIPNHYLWLYHDKTLLYMSKLTLVLSCAMKFESYPHDTQICSMMIESLSHTVEDLVFIWNMTDPLVVNAEIELPQLDISNNYTTDCTIEYSTGNFTCLAIVFNLRRRLGYHLFHTYIPSALIVVMSWISFWIKPEAIPARVTLGVTSLLTLATQNTQSQQSLPPVSYVKAIDVWMSSCSVFVFLSLMEFAVVNNFMGPVATKAMKGYSDENISDLDGLKHHRESIIEPQYDTFCHGHATAIYIDKFSRFFFPFSFFILNIVYWTTFL, from the exons ATGCAAAGCCCAACTAGCAAATTGGTTGAGTTCAGGTTCCTTATTGCGGTGGCAATATATTTGCAATCGATCCAGCAGTGCCATTGTGTTCATGGTTTCAG AAACAACACGGAGAGCGCCGAGCTGGTCTCCCACTACGAGTCGAGTCTCTCGCTCCCGGACATTCTGCCCATTCCATCGAAGACCTACGATAAGAACCGGGCTCCCAAGCTCTTGGGTCAGCCCACCGTAGTCTACTTCCATGTCACGGTCCTCTCGCTGGACTCCATCAACGAGGAGTCCATG ACCTATGTAACGGACATCTTCCTTGCACAAAGCTGGCGTGATCCACGCCTGCGGCTGCCGGAGAACATGAGCGAGCAGTATCGCATCTTGGATGTGGACTGGCTGCACAGCATCTGGCGGCCAGATTGCTTCTTCAAGAACGCCAAGAAGGTCACCTTCCACGAGATGAGCATTCCGAATCACTATCTCTGGTTGTACCACGACAAAACGCTGCTCTACATGTCCAAGCTCACTTTGGTCCTGTCGTGCGCCATGAAGTTCGAGTCCTATCCACATGACACGCAAATCTGCTCCATGATGATCGAGAGTT TATCCCATACAGTGGAGGATTTGGTTTTCATATGGAACATGACCGACCCGCTGGTGGTAAACGCGGAAATCGAGTTGCCACAGCTGGACATATCAAATAACTACACGACCGATTGCACCATAGAGTACTCAACTG GCAACTTCACCTGCCTGGCCATTGTGTTCAATTTGCGACGACGCCTGGGCTACCACTTGTTCCACACCTACATACCCTCTGCTCTGATCGTGGTCATGTCGTGGATATCGTTTTGGATAAAGCCGGAGGCGATCCCAGCCCGAGTTACCCTGGGAGTGACCTCCCTGCTGACCCTGGCCACCCAGAACACGCAGTCGCAGCAGTCCCTGCCGCCGGTGTCCTATGTGAAGGCGATAGACGTCTGGATGTCGTCCTGCTCGGTGTTCGTCTTTCTCTCGCTGATGGAGTTTGCGGTGGTCAACAACTTTATGGGACCGGTGGCCACGAAGGCCATGAAGGGCTACTCGGACGAGAACATCAGTGACCTGGACGGTCTGAAG CATCATAGGGAATCGATTATTGAGCCCCAGTACGACACTTTCTGCCATGGCCATGCCACAGCCATTTATATTGACAAATTCTCGCGCTTTTTCTTCCCGTTTTCGTTCTTTATACTCAATATTGTCTACTGGACAACGTTCCTATGA
- the LOC128252515 gene encoding glycine receptor subunit alpha-2 isoform X1, which yields MQSPTSKLVEFRFLIAVAIYLQSIQQCHCVHGFRNNTESAELVSHYESSLSLPDILPIPSKTYDKNRAPKLLGQPTVVYFHVTVLSLDSINEESMTYVTDIFLAQSWRDPRLRLPENMSEQYRILDVDWLHSIWRPDCFFKNAKKVTFHEMSIPNHYLWLYHDKTLLYMSKLTLVLSCAMKFESYPHDTQICSMMIESLSHTVEDLVFIWNMTDPLVVNAEIELPQLDISNNYTTDCTIEYSTGNFTCLAIVFNLRRRLGYHLFHTYIPSALIVVMSWISFWIKPEAIPARVTLGVTSLLTLATQNTQSQQSLPPVSYVKAIDVWMSSCSVFVFLSLMEFAVVNNFMGPVATKAMKGYSDENISDLDGLKSALQHHRESIIEPQYDTFCHGHATAIYIDKFSRFFFPFSFFILNIVYWTTFL from the exons ATGCAAAGCCCAACTAGCAAATTGGTTGAGTTCAGGTTCCTTATTGCGGTGGCAATATATTTGCAATCGATCCAGCAGTGCCATTGTGTTCATGGTTTCAG AAACAACACGGAGAGCGCCGAGCTGGTCTCCCACTACGAGTCGAGTCTCTCGCTCCCGGACATTCTGCCCATTCCATCGAAGACCTACGATAAGAACCGGGCTCCCAAGCTCTTGGGTCAGCCCACCGTAGTCTACTTCCATGTCACGGTCCTCTCGCTGGACTCCATCAACGAGGAGTCCATG ACCTATGTAACGGACATCTTCCTTGCACAAAGCTGGCGTGATCCACGCCTGCGGCTGCCGGAGAACATGAGCGAGCAGTATCGCATCTTGGATGTGGACTGGCTGCACAGCATCTGGCGGCCAGATTGCTTCTTCAAGAACGCCAAGAAGGTCACCTTCCACGAGATGAGCATTCCGAATCACTATCTCTGGTTGTACCACGACAAAACGCTGCTCTACATGTCCAAGCTCACTTTGGTCCTGTCGTGCGCCATGAAGTTCGAGTCCTATCCACATGACACGCAAATCTGCTCCATGATGATCGAGAGTT TATCCCATACAGTGGAGGATTTGGTTTTCATATGGAACATGACCGACCCGCTGGTGGTAAACGCGGAAATCGAGTTGCCACAGCTGGACATATCAAATAACTACACGACCGATTGCACCATAGAGTACTCAACTG GCAACTTCACCTGCCTGGCCATTGTGTTCAATTTGCGACGACGCCTGGGCTACCACTTGTTCCACACCTACATACCCTCTGCTCTGATCGTGGTCATGTCGTGGATATCGTTTTGGATAAAGCCGGAGGCGATCCCAGCCCGAGTTACCCTGGGAGTGACCTCCCTGCTGACCCTGGCCACCCAGAACACGCAGTCGCAGCAGTCCCTGCCGCCGGTGTCCTATGTGAAGGCGATAGACGTCTGGATGTCGTCCTGCTCGGTGTTCGTCTTTCTCTCGCTGATGGAGTTTGCGGTGGTCAACAACTTTATGGGACCGGTGGCCACGAAGGCCATGAAGGGCTACTCGGACGAGAACATCAGTGACCTGGACGGTCTGAAG TCTGCCCTACAGCATCATAGGGAATCGATTATTGAGCCCCAGTACGACACTTTCTGCCATGGCCATGCCACAGCCATTTATATTGACAAATTCTCGCGCTTTTTCTTCCCGTTTTCGTTCTTTATACTCAATATTGTCTACTGGACAACGTTCCTATGA